In the genome of Fusarium poae strain DAOMC 252244 chromosome 1, whole genome shotgun sequence, the window AACCACACAGATATACACGTCCGATGATATCAACTCCTTTTTCTCCGCTGTGTTGGGGGTGCCTTGTGTCCTAGCACGTTTTCCTCCAGGTGGATTAGGCTCGAAAAGTCGCCTTTCGAAAGCCCAGATACAAAGATATCAGCAAACGAGTAGGCTCCATTCTATACCCGGCTCTTTCCCAGACGTGCCATCGCCCCCTGACTCGGATACTGAACAGCAGAAGGCATCAAAGATACTCCTCTCAAACGAGAGCCCCATCTTGATGATCCACAGCTCGAGTGTGGATGCTCTGAACCAGGAGATCACCAGTCGTGGTGGGAAACCTACGGAAGATAAATCTTTCAGAGCAAATATCGTTCTTGGACAAGATCATGGTTTTAGAGCCCTGCCGGCCTTTTCTGAAGATGGTTGGGATTATGTTCATATTGGCCTACAGAGCTTCAAGCTTGTCGGTGCGTGCCGCAGGTGTCAGATGGTTTGTATAGACCAAGATACTGGTGAAAAAAACGAAGAACCATTCGTGACACTTGCCAAGACGAGACGGTTTGATGGCAAGGTTTACTTTGGCGTACATATGCGTCATGACACTTCTGCACATGGAGACCTGACAAGCAAGGAATCACAATATCCTACAATCCAGGTTGGAGATCCTGTATCGGTGCAGCACCATGGTTAAACTTCGATAGATCGCTAGTGGTAGCAGAAAATTTCGCCTCCTAagagggtataaaaataagtagtctaagaagtaTAGTCTAGGGAGGATAAAGTGACCTATTAATTTCGCTCTTATGCTTGCAGCGGTCACTTTTCCCGATACCCtgtgtacctaggtagtaggtagatCAATTAACTGACTCCGCACTTCCGACCGGAATGGAGTCAATCAGAAACTCATGTTAAGAATTATGCCCGATCCTGCTCCTTGCTTTGAAATATATTGGTAAAATACACGTAATCCAAGGTCATGGTTCATAATATCTAATACTATGTTGTGTCTTGGCGTGGCTGAGTTTATTGAATAGCGCAGCTTCTGGCCTTTCTACCATACTTAGGTACTTTTCACGGCCATAACGAGAAAGGAATGATTTGGTCAGCTTCGACGATGATTTAAAGCCTCCCGAGAACATGTCCTCTCTTTCGGGAATGGCTGATCAGGTAATAGCGTAGTCATCCACACCATGTCTCAAGCTGAGGAGTAACTACGTAGTACACATCGTGAAAGCTTATAAGTAACCCCGCGCATCTCACAGTCACCTTCACTACAAAGCGATTCTTTAAGCAGACATAAGTTACTCACTAACGATCCAGGAAAGGATCCATAGGTATCCAGTTTTATGTTTCGCCGGGGTATCCGGGGGAGTCGAGATACAGCCATCTATCTACCACTTACACGGTCCATTACATCATTCCGAAGCTTCCAAGCTCAGCAGTCAACCCCAAGCTCAAAGAGTTAGAGTTTCTGATCCTTCAACTGTCAATACGGTATAcattcaaaaaaaaaaaaaaagattcaaTAAAAAATGGAAGGGAGACGTTCTTCAACACTCCCTGGAGGTTCTCGTCGGGGACAACTTGGGGGCTATCTCCCTATCGAGGACTATGGAATGATTGGCAATATGCACACTTGTGCACTCGTGGGAATTGATGGAAGTATTGACTATATGTGTTGGTAAGTACTTTTTAAAATCTAAATGTTTTGGAACATGTGTTAACTAGCTTACAGGCCTGACTTTGACTCTCCTTCTGTCTTTTGCCGCTTGCTCGACAAGAGCAAGGGAGGCCATTTCTTTATCTCGCCTCCCCCAGACGTCAACTGCACCACCAAGCAGCAGTATTTACCTTCATCGTGTATTCTTCAAACAAGATCCATTCACGAggatggtgttgttgatgtgGTCGACTTTTTCCCTCGTCCCAAGAGTACTCAGGTCACCACTAAAGGCGTCAAGCTCAACGCATACCGAGAGGCCACCAAAGTTCAGGATGAACTTAAGAAATGGCTTGTTCGTCGTGTAGAATGCATCCGTGGTTCAATGAGTCTCGGTAAGACTTCTAATTTATGACACATCAAAGAAGGAGGCTGACCCGTCAGATATTGAACTCTTTCCCTCATTCAACTATGGCAGAGATGAGCATGAGACGACTCTTTACCAAGCACACCACTCCGTAATTGACACTACAAGCAAAGTCGCCACTTTTCGTAGCAAAGAAGTCCAGCTCCAACTCGATGTCGCGGTTGACAAGGGAGAGAACGAAACAAGCTGCCCCTCCATAACCTTTCGAAAAGAAAAGCGCGAGGGTATTCACGGAGAGGGCCTGGTAGCTCAGATTTGCATTGAAGAAGGTCAGGCCATTTCTTTTGTTCTGCGGAACgatcttcagcagcacgtCACTGAGCATATCACGACTGAAGTTCTGGATGCTCAGCAGCATGCAACCCAGAGCTTTTGGTACAATTTCATTGGGCAGTCCAAGTACAAGGGACGTTGGAGGGAGGTTGTGTCCCGGAGCTTAATGATTCTCAAGATGATGACTTACGGTAAGATGGCGATGCTTATAAAAATTGAATTGCAAGCTGATTCTTAATAGAACCTACTGGTGCTATTGTCGCTGCCCCTACCTTCTCTATCCCTGAAGCCATTGGCGGCGTGCGAAACTGGGACTATCGCTACTGTTGGATTCGAGACTCCAGCTTCACCATCTACATCCTGCTGCGTCTTGGATTCAAGGCCGAAGCAGACGCTTACATGGAATTCATCATGGAGCGGTTTGTACACTCGCGCGGTCCGGATGGTGGATTGCCTATTATGTTTACCATCCGTGGCGAAACCGATATTCCAGAAATGACGTTGGATCACCTCGAAGGATACCGTGGAAGTAGTCCGGTTCGTATCGGCAACGGCGCAGCGTTTCATCAGCAATTTGATATTTATGGCGAGCTCATGGATGCGATCTACTTGTACAACAAGTACGGAAAGCCGGTTCCCTGGGATGTATGGAAGGCTGTGCGTGAGATTCTTGGTACGTTCGTATTTACCATCACTATGAGCAATATGCTAACAGCCATCAAGACTATGTCTTAACAATCCTCGACGGTAAGTTATGTACATGTTTGTTCCAAGGTTATGGCTAATTATTACAGACCCCGACATGTCTATCTGGGAGGTTCGCAATAATAAGCAGCACTTCACCTACTCCCAGGTTATGCTTTGGGTTGCATTAGACCGTGGCCTTCGACTTGCAGAAAAGAGATGCTTCCCTTGCCCCAATCGCAACAAATGGATGGAGGCTAGAGATAGAGTCTATGAGCGCATCATGGAGAACGGTAAAATACGCATCAATCCTCGGTGTATCAACGCTGACATTTATTCAGGCTACAACGAAGAGATGAAGTGCTTTGTACAGAGTTTTGAGAACAGAACAATGCTTGATTCTTCTATCTTGATTGCTCCTCTTGTATTCTTCATCTCACCATGCGATCCACGCTTCCTCAACACTCTCGATCGTATCCTTTTGCCCCCTGAGAAAGGAGGTTTGACAAGCACCGGTTTGGTATACCGCTACGACACCGAGCTTTCCAACGATGGTAAGAAACTGTGTCCCATGTTGCACCAATGTTCAACAACTGATGATGAAACCTTGCTGCAGGAGTAGGCGGAGAAGAAGGCGCATTCAGTATGTGCACGTTCTGGCTAGTTGAGGCCATGACCAGAGCAGCCGTGTACGAGCCAAAGTACCTAGTCCGGGCCGTCAACTTGTTTGAAAACATGCTTGGTTTCTCTAACCACCTATGCATGTTTTCTGAGGAGATCGCACGAAGTGGTGAGCAGCTTGGTAACACACCCCAGGCTTTTAGTCATCTTGCCTTGATCAGTGCGGCTTTCAACCTTGACCGTGTTGCAAGATGAGACTTTCGATAGTATCAACCGATGGTTACAGGAAATAGG includes:
- a CDS encoding hypothetical protein (CAZy:GH15) is translated as MEGRRSSTLPGGSRRGQLGGYLPIEDYGMIGNMHTCALVGIDGSIDYMCWPDFDSPSVFCRLLDKSKGGHFFISPPPDVNCTTKQQYLPSSCILQTRSIHEDGVVDVVDFFPRPKSTQVTTKGVKLNAYREATKVQDELKKWLVRRVECIRGSMSLDIELFPSFNYGRDEHETTLYQAHHSVIDTTSKVATFRSKEVQLQLDVAVDKGENETSCPSITFRKEKREGIHGEGLVAQICIEEGQAISFVLRNDLQQHVTEHITTEVLDAQQHATQSFWYNFIGQSKYKGRWREVVSRSLMILKMMTYEPTGAIVAAPTFSIPEAIGGVRNWDYRYCWIRDSSFTIYILLRLGFKAEADAYMEFIMERFVHSRGPDGGLPIMFTIRGETDIPEMTLDHLEGYRGSSPVRIGNGAAFHQQFDIYGELMDAIYLYNKYGKPVPWDVWKAVREILDYVLTILDDPDMSIWEVRNNKQHFTYSQVMLWVALDRGLRLAEKRCFPCPNRNKWMEARDRVYERIMENGYNEEMKCFVQSFENRTMLDSSILIAPLVFFISPCDPRFLNTLDRILLPPEKGGLTSTGLVYRYDTELSNDGVGGEEGAFSMCTFWLVEAMTRAAVYEPKYLVRAVNLFENMLGFSNHLCMFSEEIARSGEQLGNTPQAFSHLALISAAFNLDRVAR